The window GttagtgttggagatgcccttaagcgCAACAATTCTCTGGATCccaagttgtaatttttattttgttgcggttgtctatgttgttgtgtgaGGGTTCATGTCCCCTTTGGTACTCTCTCGACGGTTTCTGTGTGTGCGAGTGGTGCTTGTAGACATGTACTACCTTGGCTGAGTCCCCCCGCACgcgcgcgtctctctctctctctctcNNNNNNNNNNNNNNNNNNNNNNNNNNNNNNNNNNNNNNNNNNNNNNNNNNNNNNNNNNNNNNNNNNNNNNNNNNNNNNNNNNNNNNNNNNNNNNNNNNNNNNNNNNNNNNNNNNNNNNNNNNNNNNNNNNNNNNNNNNNNNNNNNNNNNNNNNNNNNNNNNNNNNNNNNNNNNNNNNNNNNNNNNNNNNNNNNNNNNNNNNNNNNNNNNNNNNNNNNNNNNNNNNNNNNNNNNNNNNNNNNNNNNNNNNNNNNNNNNNNNNNNNNNNNNNNNNNNNNNNNNNNNNNNNNNNNNNNNNNNNNNNNNNNNNNNNNNNNNNNNNNNNNNTCTCTCTCCCCTACACAAAGTAAATAAGAAACCTCAATCCATGAAAAGGACCTCCATCATGCAAATCTGAAAAAAGATATACTGTTTGCTAGTTTTGGTACCCATAGGAGAAATTAGTGCAGTACCATTAACAAcaaatactccctctatttttgtaTACAAAGCCACTTTGTTTTTGTGTCAAACTTTTACTTATAATTTTAACAAATAAAATATGGATTATATGTCATAAAAATATATCATCGGAAAGTTCTTTGAAATGTGCATCTGTTGATATAGTTTTTGTAACATATAACTCACTTTTTGTTGGTAAATTTTAAAGTTAGACATAAAAGTATGAAGTGTCCTTGGAGCCCGGCCTTGATTGCAACAACAAATACAAGTAAATGAAATAAAAAGTTGCAGCCCTTGGTAGTATAGATATGAGAGAATACGTAGATAGAATAGTGTACATAACTTAAAACTTGGTAGTATAGTTATGAGAGAGAATATGTGGATAGAATATTGTGCATAACTTGGAACTTATTTGCCGTCTTCTTACATGCATGCATGATGCCTGCACGGATTGTTTTGCTTGAAAACAGCAAACACTTTTATTCTTGGACGATCGTTGTGTTGTGACTAAAGAGGGGTAACGATGGCTGAGCTCTTTGCTGGGTCTTGTTGACCATTCACCAGTAGTCCCCAGAGGTGCTTGAGCCAGGACAAGAGGCTCAGCGCCGGTGGGTTGTTGAGCAGAAGCTCGACCACCGCCAGGGCTTCTTCCCCGGTGCTAATCCCGGCGCTCGCCAAGTTCTTGAACCACTTGGCATCGTTCTTGTAAGCGTCGCGCTTCCATCCTAGCAGGGCCTTGGAGAGGTCGCCCCAGTTGGTGATGAAGTTCTTGACGACCGTACCGGCGATGGAGACTCCGGCCGGCTCGTCCCAACCTGTGATCACGGCATCGTACACGGGGGTCAACCTAGCTGCCTCGGAGAGGACCACGCAGAGGGTCGCCACGGCCTTCTTGAGGTCNNNNNNNNNNNNNNNNNNNNNNNNNNNNNNNNNNNNNNNNNNNNNNNNNNNNNNNNNNNNNNNNNNNNNNNNNNNNNNNNNNNNNNNNNNNNNNNNNNNNNNNNNNNNNNNNNNNNNNNNNNNNNNNNNNNNNNNNNNNNNNNNNNNNNNNNNNNNNNNNNNNNNNNNNNNNNNNNNNNNNNNNNNNNNNNNNNNNNNNNNNNNNNNNNNNNNNNNNNNNNNNNNNNNNNNNNNNNNNNNNNNNNNNNNNNNNNNNNNNNNNNNNNNNNNNNNNNNNNNNNNNNNNNNNNNNNNNNNaacaaataaaaaaaatgaacatACAATATGGCTATCCTAAGCGTTAGCTTTGCATCTCCAACTATTTACTGTCACTAGATCAAGTGTGGTCATTTGTTGGACTGGAATCGGTTTTTTCACTAGCTTCTCGTTGATTATGATTGAAACTTTCAATCATACAGCCAGATTCAGGTTGTAAAACCTGTTCCGCGGTAGAATGGATAAATTATTTTCCTATTCAGgattatacatacacaatttacaaTTCATTCAGTTAAAGGTATATAATCaggtttaatgatgataaaacaaaTCTACGCAGGTAAGCGAATTCCATCTAAGCGTACAAATAAACAATGTACTCCTATAATATATATCAGCAAAGTAGACTAACCGCACAATATCCTGGCGTCGTTCCATCGTCGCGGAGTGCAGCGTCACATCCCCGGGGGCGATCGATTTTGGTTCCAACGTTGCCGATTCAGTACCAGTTTTCTCCTCCCGAAACTGCCATAGGCTTGCAGCTCATCACTGCATCCGGTCTGCCGGCAAGGCGGCACCGTCTCCGTTGATCGATCAGTGCCTGCCTATCCCGCATCCCCTTCCCTTCGACCCTTCTTCTCGGTGGAGGCGCGATGGAGAGATCCGATCAGCAGCCATCACAGAAGCGGCTTGGAAACGAAGAGGTTAGCCTCTAGGCTCTAGCGATATGTGCGTGCGTGGTCCAACTCCAGGTTGTGGCCTCGTGGGTGCGTAGTACGGCCTTGCAACTAAAAGCCTCTTGTCCTCCACGATGGGCTGTTATTTTCCTTATACTCATTTTGTGCTTCTAGCAAAGAGATTgggtttccctcaaaaaaaaaggcAAAGAGATTGGGCTGTACATATGGGCTGAGACGCTGATGCTTCACGTTAATTGGGAAGTCTAAAGCGATAGGGGGGGCAAAGCACGTTACGTACACCCACCGAATCAAGCACGACTCGTCTAAGGGGCTGTTCGGAATCCCCCCAGCTCCTAGAAATCCTGAGAGCTGCAGAGCTGGTAAAAAGGCGCTCCGCTAATTTCAACTACGACTCCACCTGCTCCGGGAGTGGAGCTGGGGAGCGGAGTACCTCCGAACAGGGCCTAAATCCCCTCTCGTTAGGGTTTTTTCTCCTCTCGGGCGGCGGCGATCAGCTTCCCCCCGTAGAGACCGGCCATCCCCTGGGCCTCCTCTTCCCGCCGGCGGCAGGGAGTCGGGGCTCGTGCTAGGGTTTGTCACCGCCCGCGGATCAGAAGTCTCGGGCAAGAGAACATGGAGGATGTCGCGTCGGGATCGGGATCGGGAGCGGTCTCCGACCTGGAAGCGATGATGGAGGAGTTGGAATTGAAGGAGGATGATCTGCAAGATGTTGTGGTGGAGGACGAAGAGCTACCGGTGGAGACGACTCGATGGATGGCAATTGCTAGGGTTCACACGGAAAAACCCTATAGCCAATATTGGTTTTTCAGAAACATGAGGGTCGCATGGGATTTGGCGAAGGATGTAAAGATCCGGCCCCTCGAAGATAATTTGTACACTATGCAGTTTGGCTGCCTCGGTGACTGGGAGCGCGTCATGGAGGAAGGCCCATGGCAATTCAAAGGGAAGGCTGTGGTCATTGCCCCGTACGACGGTTTCACTAAACCATCTACGGTTGAGCTGAATAAGATCGACATCTGGATGCAAATACATGATCTTCCTGATGGGTTTTTCTCCAAAATCAAGGCTCTCTCAGCCACGGCGGGGGAGTTCATCTTTGCAGAGCCAAAGTCCCATGACTTTGAAGGTAATTTTGCACGGGTCCGACTGAGGATTGATGTTACGAAACCGCTCAAGAATGCAGTTTCTTTGGTTGTCAAGAAGAAAGAGGCTGTCCAGAGGGTGATCTTCAGAGTGAAATACGAGCGCCTTCCAGATTGGTGTGCTGTCTGTGGGTACATGGGTCACCTCTACAAGGAGTGTGGCGATGGTGTACACCCCCCGAAAGCTCTTGTTTTCAAAGACCTAAAAGCTGCTTGGTTTAAAGGGCCGGGTAATGGACCAGGAGAAGGTCGCAGTTCAGCTGAAGGCCATGGATCTCGAGGAGGCCGTGGTAGAGGCCGAGCGGGTAGGGGGCGTGGTCGTGCACGCGGTCCAGCAGAGCATACTACCCATGAAGACCTGAATGGCGATGACAGCGAGCAACAGGACAGTGATGTATCCATGATGGAGGCCGACAGAAACAGAAAGAGAGGAGCCGGGCTCATTCCCTCGGGGTCAGCTCCCGGTGCAAGCAACCTTCTGCTATTGCCGGGCCCAAGTGATCCTCCACCCAGCCCTTCCTCAAAGCAGGAGCAGAAAAGGACCAAACCAAGCTCGGCGTCAAGTGAGAAAAACAACGGCAAGAACACAGCGGCAAACAAAATACCTGATGCGCGTTTGGCGGGCTCCCTAGTGGGGTCGCGCCTAGCGCAATGAGTTTCCTCTGTTGGAACTGCCGCGGGGCTGGCAAACCCGCGACAGTTCGAGAGCTTCGTGACTTAACGAAGCAGTTTGCCCCCTCTGTACTGTGTATCTTGGAAACTCAACTAGAGGGTTCTAGAGTCGAGAGTTTGGTTGGTTCATTAGGCTATAATAAAAGTTTTGCTGTCAGTAGTTCTGGCAGAAGTGGTGGATTAGGTATTTTTTGGAACGAAGAAATAAAGCTTGAGATTGTTGGTTATTCTCGGTATCATATAGATGTTGAAATTGATGAGCTGGCTGACATGAAAATAAGGGTCACCTTTGTTTACGGAGAAGCACAAGTTAACGAGCGATACAAAACGTGGGACATGCTCAGAGGAATTGTGGGGGCTAGTGACATACCATGGCTTGCCATTGGAGATTTCAATGAAGTGTTACATGCGTATGAGCATGACGGTGTGGGTAACAGGAGCCAAGCGCAGATGGACGCGTTTAGGGATGCCCTTGATACATGTGGTCTTACGGATATAGGCTATACGGGCACAGTTTGGACTTTTGAAAAAAAGGTAACCGGCGGCACGTATACAAGAGTGCGCCTAGACAGGGGAGTATCGAACCCAGCCTGGAGTATTGCTTTTCCCTCGGCGCAGGTTGAACACAAAACGGCAGCGACCAGCGACCACGTACCCATCTACGTGAACATCATGCATGGCGAGGCATGCAGGCGGGCCCCGAAGGCATTTAAGTATGAGGTTGCATGGGAGCGGGATACCACGCTAAAGCCTGCCATTGAGCGTGCTTGGTCCAATAGCGCAGGAGATTCTGTCGGCGCCCTAAGCGACAAACTGCGGTCGCTGTCCTCTGATTTGTCACACTGGGAAAGCACGAACTTTGGCAACGTTCGACGCGACATTCAGCGACTGAAACAGGAGCTACAGGAGATGTGGGAATCCCCAAACAGATTCGGTCCCACACATGTTGAATTAAAGATAATTGAGAGGCTCACAGAGTTGTATCATAGGGAAGAAATATTATGGCGTCAGCGTGCCCGTCTTGAATGGCTAATGCACGGGGACAAGAATACTTATTTCTTTCACCTCCGAGCAAGTCGCAGAAGAAGGAAGAATCAGATCAAAGAATTACAGAGGGCGGATGGGCAGATGACAGCTAACGTGAGCGAGATGGAAGACCTCACCAACAGTTTTTACCGAGATTTGTACACCACTGAGGGAGTGCAGAACATGGACCAGGTCCTCGATACAGTACCAACAGAAGTAACTGTAGAAATGAACGAGTCTCTGAATGCGCCGTATAGCAAAGATGAAGTTAAAAAAGCTCTCTTTCAGATGTACCCCACAAAGGCTCCTGGCCCAGATGGATTTCCGGCGCACTTTTTTCAGCACCACTGGGATCTGTGTGGGGATGATGTTACAAAGGCTGTACTAAGGATTGTAGAAGGGACAGAATCAGCGGAAAGCATCAATGACACTGTTTTGGTTCTTATCCCAAAGGTAAAAAACCCAAGGCTCCTATCTCAATTCCGCCCCATTAGCTTGTGCAATGTTTTGTATAAAATTGCTTCAAAGGTGATAGCAAATAGACTGAAAGAAGTACTGCCTGAGATTATATCAGAGGAACAGTCAGCCTTTGTTCCAGGGAGGCTGATTACAGATAACATTATAACTGCATATGAGTGCCTGCATTTCATGAAGAGAAACAAAGCAAAGAAACACTAGTCCTGCGCCCTCAAGCTCGATATGACGAAAGCTTATGATAGGGTGGAATGGCCATATCTTAGAGCTATAATGCTTAAGCTGGGTTTCAGTAACAGGTGGGTTGATATTGTTATGGGCCTGGTTACAACAGTTAGTTTCTTTGTCTTGTTCAATGGAAAGAAGCTACAACATTTCAAACCTTCGAGAGGGATCAGACAAGGGGACCCGATATCCCCATACTTGTTCTTgctagcagcagagggcctttcgtgcctcttaaaATCAAAAAGTGAGTCATCCAACTTAAGTGGTTTGCAGGTTGCTCCTACGGCACCACCTGTTAGCCACCATTTATTTGCTGATGACAGCCTGATGTTTATCAAGGCCAATAGTGTGGGAGCTAATGAGGTGCACCATGTTTTGAAGACCTATTGTCAGGCAACGGGACAGAGGATAAATCATGCAAAATCCTCTATATATTTCAGCAAGGGGGTTCCGGAATCTGTGAGACAAGAGATCAAAGAGATACTCCATGTTCCTAATGAGACACTAAATGAGAAATACCTGGGGATGCCTTCTGACGTAGGGAGCTCAAAAAACGGTGCTTTTAAGTACTTAAAAGATCGCCTATGGAGTAAGGTTCAGGGCTGGATTGAACGTACTATCTCCTCCGCAGGGAAGGAAGTGTTGGTAAAATCAGTGGCACAAGGAGTACCGGTTTTTTCTATGTCTTGCTTCAAGCTTCCGAGAGGGCTATGCGAACATCTGAACATGCTTATTAGGAAATTCTGGTGGGGCAGTAAGGAAGGCAAACGGAAGCCTCATTGGGTCTCCTGGAAAACTATGACGCAGCCCAAGAGCATGGGGGGCTTGGGCTTCAAAGACTTTGAGCTATTTAACTTAGCTATGTTGGCAAAACAGGCATGGAggctactacagaatccagaaactCTGAGTGCACGTATTTTGAAGAGTTTATACTACCCACATTCGGATATCCTGACTGCTGAACTTGGGAATCATCCAAGCCAAGTGTGGAGGGCTATCATGGAGGGAAGGGATACACTGCGTCAGGGACTGATCAAACGGATTGGCAATGGAGAAACAACACATATTTGGGATCAGAACTGGCTACCCCGTGAGGGGATGTTCCGACCTCTGGGAAGCATAACTCAAAACCCACCCACTAGGGTATCTGAGCTAATCAGTGTCGCCATGGCATCATGGAACAAACAGCTGGTGCAACAACATCTTATGCCAATAGATGCACAAGTTGTTCTAGCAATCCCTCTCTGCACAAGAAATATCAGTGACTTTTGGGCTTGGTACTACGAGAAGCATGGAGTTTTTACCGTCAAGTCAGCTTACAGAATGCTCGTTCAAACCAAATTAAGAAGGGAAGCTTGGCTAGAAGGATCAGCGGGGCCATCTAATTCTATAGTTGAGGAGGGAGCCTGGAAGAAGCTATGGAGGACGGAGGTACCGGGAAAAATCCGAATGTTCTTATGGAGACTCTCGAAGCACTCCATTCCAACAAACGATGTCAGAGTAAGGAGGCACATGGCTGACTCCGACCAGTGCGGTCTTTGTGGTAACCGGGATTCGTGGCGTCACTCAATGCTAGAGTGCTCATCATCAAGGAGCGTTTGGGCACTCATGGATGAGGATATTACACATAAAATGACAGAGAGTACAGAACCAAGCGCGAGGGAGTGGCTGTTTACACTGATGCAGGTGCTCTCACACGATCAATTCGTCCTTGCAGCAGTTACATTGTGGTCTATATGGCATGCCCGTCGCAAAGCCATCCACGAATCCATTTTTCAGAGCCCCCATTCAACCTTCGGGTTCATCGGCCGGTTCATGGCAGAACTAGATACCATAAAGGCCAAGGAACCAGCGCGGAACAATGCACCACAGGCCGCGGCGCCCGTGCAGAGACGGCCGAAGAAATCACCTCCGGGATATTGCAAGATTCATGTTGATGCGGGAGTAATGGCAAGAAGAGGAGGCTCGGCAGCAGCTGTTtgcagagatggagatggaaacTATTTGGGCAGTTCCGCGTTAGTGATCGAAGGAGTAGAAGATCCGGCTACACTTGAAGCTATAGCATGCCGGGAGGCAGTTTCCCTTGCGGAAGACTTGGGAATTCAGAGTTTTGTCATCGCATCAGTTTGCCAACAAGTAATCTCAGATATCAACAGGAGTTCATGCGGGACGTACGGAGCGATCATCGCCGAAGTAAAGATTAGAGCTTCTTTATTTCAATGTATTTTTTCCTTTGAGAGTCGTGCTGTGAATTATGAAGTACATAGTTTAGCCAAGTTTTCCCTCTCGAGAGGTCCAGGACGCCACGTCTGGTTTGGCGCTCCGCATGACCAGAGATGTATCCCACTTTGTGTGGAATTCACTGAATAAACTTGGTTTATCCCCTCAAAAAAACGTACACCCACCGAATCAGAAAAAATAGCGATTAACTGAAGGCCATCGAGGGACGACACGATCGTTGNNNNNNNNNNNNNNNNNNNNNNNNNNNNNNNNNNNNNNNNNNNNNNNNNNNNNNNNNNNNNNNNNNNNNNNNNNNNNNNNNNNNNNNNNNNNNNNNNNNNNNNNNNNNNNNNNNNNNNNNNNNNNNNNNNNNNNNNNNNNNNNNNNNNNNNNNNNNNNNNNNNNNNNNNNNNNNNNNNNNNNNNNNNNNNNNNNNNNNNNNNNNNNNNNNNNNNNNNNNNNNNNNNNNNNNNNNNNNNNNNNNNNNNNNNNNNNNNNNNNNNNNNNNNNNNNNNNNNNNNNNNNNNNNNNNNNNNNNNNNNNNNNNNNNNNNNNNNNNNNNNNNNNNNNNNNNNNNNNNNNNNNNNNNNNNNNNNNNNNNNNNNNNNNNNNNNNNNNNNNNNNNNNCTCGCCCCCCCTCGTCCCCCCCTGAACAAGTCCCTGGACGTAGGACTTGTTATTGTGGTTCCAGAGGGCGCCGGCTGCTTCCGATGTGGTGTACTTGCCAAGCTTCAAGGTGGACAAGTTGGTGGCGCCGCCGACAGAGTGTGGTGTAGTGGCCGTCAAAGCCCAGCGGCGTGGCGTCCGGAAGGACACTCGTTTTGcccttggtgagcttgaaccatttCCCACCGGCATTGGTGAAGGCGAAGATGTAGACGTTGTCGCTGCGGATGGCCACCTTGGGCGCCGCGCCGCCCTTGCCTTTCAGCTCGACGTGGATCCATCTCGGCGGCGGCTTGTCGGCGCCGGTCTGCTTGGCGAGCACAGGCCGCTGTTTCCCCTTCTTCTCGCCCACCATGTCTGCATTAGGGCCGGGCAACTTGTTACGTAGAGTCGAGATGAACGTCGCGTACGAGTCCGACAAGACGTTGAACGTCACTACTTCTTGAGCCATGGCAGAGCCTGCAGTTCAAACTGAAAGGTAAATATGCATGCAGCTAGTTTCATCAAACCAGTATGTGATGAAATGCCACTGCTGTAATTTAATTTATCAAGTGAAGAACCGGGTAGATAACCAGTGTTGCGATCGCTGGCCGTTACGGTGTTGAGTGCACGAAATAGCAAGTGGGGGTGTGCGTGCTTAAGTACGCGTCGTGGATGCATGGCAACGGGTACGCACACTAGGTAACCAAGCTTATTAGCTTCAAGCTCCCATGACAAAAGAGTTCGTCGCAGGTCGACCTCCACGTACGTACGTCTCACTGGACATGGATGGGACTGAATTAATTAGTGCTGGTGACTACTTAATTGCATGACAGGCACCAACACCCGGCCGGATGTGCATGCATTTCAAATAGTAATTGCTTGCCTTCCATTCAATCTTTGCACGACGAGTATCATCGtaaattagtatcatggatatgatACCGAATATTacctttggaggccgagctccatggagctcgattttgaaaaattcaaaattcatcaaatttcatattttctatgtttcaaaaattctgaaaaaaaacatAGATATACATGGAGGCATAATGCATGTATGTGTAAATTTTCACAATGAAATACGTTGAGATGAGTGTTGTGCAAAAAAGAAAAATGTGACGcattttaacacatgatactatttatCCTCCCAGGCCATGAATTTGTCTTGTTTTGTACAGGTCGCATTTCAATAGATTTCATCCTGAATTTTTAGACATATATACATTTCATCCTTGCATACTTGCATAttctttcagatttttttgaaatagGAAAGTATGAATTTTGTTTTCTTCAAAAATTCCGGGTTCCATGGAGCCTGGCCTCCAAACATCCGTTCTCCATATGATACTACCTTTATGTTATATACTTCCTCCATCCACAAATAAGTATACATTTGCCATTTAAAATTTATCCACGAGAGAGTGTACTTCTATCTTCCCAATGCACtttaaattaaaaaaatgtttctctcatcacacggtaatcaTGACTAATAACATTGAATATATGGTCTTCTTATTTTCTACATGCACTTGGCTCATTGGGGGTGGGATAATTAAAGAGGGTACAGATGCTGGTTTGCACCTTTCTAATATATTTTTCACTCCACTCTAATCTGTCCTAATTTTTTTATATGTACACTTATTCatcgacggagggagtagtatcataGGTTGGTATCATGTATGGAAAATACCCTTTGGAACATGGTGGTACCTACACCTGGttacatattttatttttattttttttacaaaaaatcAAAACGTTCCAGAACTTTTTACCAACAAACTTGAGCTGTCACTTCTGCCATACAAAAATATTCTGCAACGAAATATTCATTGATAAAATTCTGACAAATATTCTCTTACAATAGCGTGAACGGCGTATATTGCGACAAATTTGTTTTTTTACATCCACGACAACATGAAAGTCATTTCTTAGCGAAAGTTTTTATACTAGTGCAAAAAAAATCTACTTTATTAgcaaaaagtttctgattttttgaCTTTCTTACAAATTACAATTTTGTTTTTGAAATTCAGGTGCAATTACACCCGAGCCATACGTTCCCGTCCTATCATGTATGACCTTATTTGTTGTCAGGCATGACAcatcacatcatttaatatgatataaTATCGTATCATGATATTcaattctctctttcttcatttaactgTATGCCACCTCATCTAAATAgggtagttggcatgcatgatacttcatatgatactcccactacgaCCAGGCTGATAGAATAGCATCGACCATTTATTCTCCTATTAGTTACTAACGATGATTTTCTTTTCCGACAAAGGAAGCTTTTATTAACTTAAAATgtagcatcaagtggatacaaagcATGAGGAGTAACGCCCGGCCTATGCATAACGAAGATGTACACAATAAAACTCCAAAAGACGGacaacaataaaaataaaaataaacaagaaACCGACATATCGGCAACAGTAGTCATATaggaccgacactatgcctatgtcaaaGAAGGTGATCGACCGATCCAGAAATTATGTTGCCACCCATATTGTGTAAAAACCTCCTTGGCCACTCGCTCCAACTGCATACACATCACCCTGAACAGCGAACAACAGTTAGTACTCCATTCGTTATAGTGTAAACCACATAAGAAGTGAGTGTGTACAATGGAAATATCTTGCAAagaaaaaatgttcatgttattaAAAACAAAGTTATTTCTACATAGCTAACCGACCATAATAAGGCATAAACTTTTgatggtttcgtagtaatttcaaaaaatttcctacgcacacgca is drawn from Triticum dicoccoides isolate Atlit2015 ecotype Zavitan chromosome 6B, WEW_v2.0, whole genome shotgun sequence and contains these coding sequences:
- the LOC119320455 gene encoding 60 kDa jasmonate-induced protein-like isoform X2, with translation MHPRRVLKHAHPHLLFRALNTVTASDRNTGSAMAQEVVTFNVLSDSYATFISTLRNKLPGPNADMVGEKKGKQRPVLAKQTGADKPPPRWIHVELKGKGGAAPKVAIRSDNVYIFAFTNAGGKWFKLTKGKTSVLPDATPLGFDGHYTTLCRRRHQLVHLEAWQVHHIGSSRRPLEPQ
- the LOC119320455 gene encoding 60 kDa jasmonate-induced protein-like isoform X1, with translation MHPRRVLKHAHPHLLFRALNTVTASDRNTGYLPGSAMAQEVVTFNVLSDSYATFISTLRNKLPGPNADMVGEKKGKQRPVLAKQTGADKPPPRWIHVELKGKGGAAPKVAIRSDNVYIFAFTNAGGKWFKLTKGKTSVLPDATPLGFDGHYTTLCRRRHQLVHLEAWQVHHIGSSRRPLEPQ